The Paenibacillus sp. FSL W8-0426 region CTCTCCAGCTTCGTCAAACCATCGACAAGCATGGCGCACGTATTGCCGAATTGGTTGCGAATCTCCTCCAGCGACACTGTCGTGTCTTCCACGACATCATGAAGAAGCGCTGCAATAATGGAAATCGTATCCATCTGCATGTTCACAACGATATCAGCAACCGCAAGCGGATGCAGAATATATGGCTCTCCCGATTTTCGCGTCTGTCCGTGGTGGGCCTGATCAGCAAATTCGTAAGCTTCACGTATGCGCACCAGATCGGCTTCTTTGATGTAGGCCCCGGCCTTCTCAAGTAATTGCTCTATGCCCATTCTGATCTGTTCCGTGTCCTTTCTATACAAAATGGAACCCGTGACATTTGCATCTACACAGGTTCCCCGTAAAAGTGATTTCCTATAATTATGACGCTTCACCCGTTTTCCGTCAACTGCTGACGAATGGGCGAGAAGATGATGATGACTTGTGCGAAAGGCTTGTCGAATAAAGGCTGCTCGATGAAAATGCCAACCTTAATACAGTATAGCCGTTTGCCGAAGAATTAGAATAGGTAAGCCATTCATTTTGCATTATTCGTCTTTTTTCACACCTTGCCACAATATACGGATTACAAATCACCAACCAACCCTATATATAGTACCATTTCTATCAGGATCGTGATTTCACTCACTTGATATTAACGTAAAAACGAACAATTCGGCGATTTTCGCAAAAAATGTTATTGCTTATTCTTCGGAAAGTCTGTACTATATTGAAGATTTGTGTTTCGGAAAAAGGAGATGAGCATTTCGTGCAGCGTGAAATTCAGGTAAATGAAAAAATGCCTTTTGGACCTGGCTTCTTATTAAGTTTGCAACACCTTTTCGCCATGTTTGGGAGCACGGTTCTCGTGCCTAACCTGTTCGGCGTCGATCCAAGCATGATTCTGTTGATGAACGGGATCGGAACATTGCTGTACATTCTGATGTGCAAAGGCAAAATTCCGGCTTACCTCGGCTCCAGCTTTGCCTTTATCGCCCCGGTATCCTCCGTCCTGCTTAAACATCCGGAGAACGGGTATTCGATGGCGCTTGGCGCGTTCATCGTAACGGGCATCGTATTTTGCATCGTTGCCTTGGTCATCAAATATGCGGGTACAGGCTGGATTAACGTCGTATTTCCTCCCGCAGTCATGGGCGCGATCGTCGCGCTGATCGGTTTGGAATTGGTTCCGGTTGCTGCCGGAATGGCAGGAATCATCAACTCCGACCCCGTGAATAATCCGGATTGGGTGCCTACCGCACAGCCCATTATTTTATCCATGGTCACATTGGGGGTTACAGTCATCGGAGCGGTTACGTTCCGTGGATTTCCCAAGATCATTCACATTCTGATCGGGATTGTAGTCGGTTACTTGCTCGGGTACGCTATGGGCCAAGTGGAAACCGATAAAATTGCCAATGCCGATTTCGTGTCCATGCCTACCATTACGACGCCTACCTTCGACTGGTCCGTTATTCTAACGATTCTACCTGTAGCCTTGGTCGTTATTGTCGAACATATCGGACATTTGCTTGTCACAAGCAGCATTGTGGGCAAAGACCTTTCCAAAGATCCTGGTTTGCATCGTTCCCTTCTCGGCAATGGGATTTCCACCATCTTTTCCGGTTTCGTCGGTTCAACGCCTAACACGACATATGGCGAAAACATCGGTGTCATGGCTTTGACCCGAGTATACTCAACCTATGTTATTGGCGGCGCTGCGATCATTGCTGTTATTCTTTCGTTCTCCGGGACATTCTCGGCATTGATTGCGAACATTCCCGTTCCGGTCATGGGAGGTGTGTCCTTGCTTCTGTTCGGTGTCATTGCAGCTTCCGGTCTTCGCATCCTGGTCGAACAAAAGGTGGATTTCGCCAAACCGACCAATCTGCTGTTAACGACTTTGGTATTGGTTGTGGGACTTAGCGGCACTCAAGTAACCTTCTACGGCGTTCAATTGAAAGGTATGGCACTGGCAACCATCGTGGGCATCTTGCTCAGCCTGTTGTTCAAATTGTTCGAAGTGCTTGGCTGGTCGAATGACAAAGAAGATAAGGCGATTCTGACCGAGAAAACGCCTGACTGATTTCATCCGTAACATGTAAAAAAGCCAGTTCACTCCCTCCTTTAACGGAGGCAGCGAACTGGCTTTTTTGCAGTCATTCATGCCATGTATTATTTCCCGGGAAACGGGAGTAATCGGTTTGGTTTAGTAATTCATCAACGTGAACACGTCGATATTCGGCAGTTTAGCCCGCCCGTTCAGTTCATCCAACTCAATCAGGAACGCAGCGCCAACCACGTTGCCGCCCAATTGCTCAATCAATTTGACGGAGGTAGCGATGGTGCCCCCGGTTGCCAACAGGTCATCGGCAATCAGCACGTTCTGTCCTTTCTCGATCGCATCGATATGCATAGCGAGCGTATCTTTGCCATATTCGAGGTCATAACCGGCTTCGATCGTTTCACCAGGCAGCTTCCCGCTTTTGCGGATCGGCGCAAAACCAACGCCAAGAGCATAGGACAATGGAGCACCCACAACGAAACCACGCGCTTCCGGTCCGGCAATGACATCGATTTTCAGATCGGAAACCATCGTTTTCAGCTCATTGATCGCCTTGCGATACATTTCTCCATCCTTCAACAGCGTGGTAATGTCCTTGAAGCTGATTCCCGGCTGCGGAAAATCCGGAATGACACGAATATAATCTTTGAAATCCAAAATTAATCTCCTCCTAAAATAAATAACACAACTCTGCCTAAGATACGCCCTTCATCCGGGTTATCATCCATTGTGTAAGCTGAGACGTGGGTGCATCCAACATCACCTGCTCGGTTTCTGCCATGCTTTCGATGGCCCGATAATTTCGCGATGTTGCCAGATCCCGTTTGGGCGGATTGGCAACAAACTCGATGTTGCCGTCGCGCCGGTGAATGAAGCCCAGTTCTTCAAACACATCAAGCATCATCGTAATCATGCGTACAGAGCAGCTGCACTGCCGACTGAGTACAGGCGTAATTTCCTGTTCACCCACCGGTTCAGCTCCCCATTTGGACACCAGCACATACATGCGCTTAAAGAGCTCTCTGGAAGGCATCTGAAGTCGATCTCGGCGATTGTGGCCCGATCCATGCAGAAGGATGATATTCTCGGCTCCGCTGAACAACTTCAGCATCGCATCAAGCTGTTCCGGAGTTTCCGGCGTATCAAACACAAATAACGTCCGGACCTGCTCCTGTCCGTAGTGCTGCGCGGCAGCATTACGGGGTAACAACCCGACCTTCCTATCATATACCCAAAGGCATGGTTCATACAATGAATTTCCTATAGAAACATTCGTTTCTTGACGGACGATAACGCCGATCGAGCCGCTTGTATACCTCAGATGAACGTCGAAGGTACGCATAAACTGTTTCATTCCATTTAATGGATCGGCACTGCCGCGTAGATCGAAAACCTGTGCCTCGCTCACTGCCAGATCATGCAGCATAAATTGCGGCTTTCGCGTGCCATTCCACTCGTTAATGGAAAGTTCGCCCATCGCGTCGATGACGGTTCCGGGAAGCAGGAAGTCCGCCAAAGCCCCTTTGCCAAACGCAACAGCTTCAAGCTGCCAGCCCTCCTGCTCCAGCACCAGCTTCAGATGGCGTTTCTCGCGGCCCATCGTTCGGGTTTCTTTAATAGTGACCTTATTCAGCACAAAACGTGGCGATGGATTGCTCATGCCGAACGGCTGCAGTCTGTCTATTTCCTGAATGACTTTCAGCGGCACGTCACTGATCAAACAGTTATCGTCAGCGAGGCGTCGTGGAATGAAATCTTCCTCTGTCAAAACGCCAGCGGCATAATCGTTCAAGCCTCGCTCCAGCTCCACCAGCTGGTCCCGATGGAGCGTCATGCCCGCAGCTGCGGGATGGCCTCCATAATGGTCTAGCGTATGCTTGCACGCGGTTAGAGCCTCGTAGATGTCGAGCCCGTCGATGGATCGGGCCGATCCCTTACACATCCCTGTTTCAGGGTCAATGCCCAGAATAAGCGTAGGGCGATAATATCGTTCCAGCAATTTGGAAGCCACAATACCAACCACACCCACGTTCCAGCCCTCTCCTGCCAACAGAATGACATGAGGAACCGAGCCTTGGCTCTGAATTTTGTGCTCCAGCATCGCCACCGCTTCCTGCACGATGCTTTCGACCACTTGTTGGCGTTCCCTGTTCAACAGATCGAGTTGACCGGCGAGCATATGCGCCTCATCCAGATTGTCTGTCGTAAGAAGGGACACCGCACGCCCCGCATGATCCAGACGCCCGCTGGCATTGATTCGAGGAGCCATTGCAAACGCAATGTTCACAGAGGTCACCTGTTCCTGTTTAACCCCGCTGATCTCCAATAAGGCACTTACTCCGGGAAGGCGCGTATCGCGCATGGATTCGACGCCGTAACTTACGATGACCCGATTCTCCCCCTCCAAGGGCATGAGGTCCGCTACCGTGCCAATGGATGCAATCTCCATCCATTCGCGCGGAACTTCCCCAATCAGCGCTTGGGCCAACTTCAGGGCGACTCCTGCACCTGCCAACCCCTTGAACGGGTAGCTGCATTGCGGGAGCTTCGGATTGATTAAAGCATAGGCTTCCGGCAATACTTCAGGCGGTTCATGGTGATCCGTCACGATGACTTCCATGCCCAGCGATGAGGCATACGCGATCTGCTCCACTGCGCTGATCCCGGTATCGACGGTAATGATCAGCGTGACTCCCTGCTGGTGTGCCCAATCCAAGGCATGATTATGCAGCCCGTACCCTTCATTGGATCGATGAGGAATATAAATATCGTACGAGGCGCCCAAATGCCTCATCAAATGAATCATGAGTGAAGTGCTTGATACACCGTCGGCATCGTAATCTCCATAAATTAAAATATGCTCGCCGCGCTCCAGCGCCTGTTGGATGCGTGGTACGGCCTTATCCATGCCATGCAGCAAATAAGGATCATGCATCTGGCTCAGGTCCGGATGCAAAAACCGTTCCGCCTCTGCCTCTGTGAGCACTCCACGGCCCACGAGCAAACGTGCGACGAGCGGGGAAACGGAAAGCGCCTGCGAGAGTCCCGCAGCCGCCTCCGGTTCGATATCCGGCGTACTCCACCGGTATTGCGAATAAAGCAATGATAACGCTCCTTTCCTGCGCTGCACGATCAAGCGTCACTATTGGATCAATGTCGCTTCGTGATCAGGCAGCTCATGATTGGATTTATAGGGATAACCAGGGTCATAAGGAATCGCCTGAACCTGCACTTCCCTAACATGGTCGAAACGGGTCATTAGCAATGTTTTGGCACGGTTAGCTATTTCTTGCGCCTCCAGAATGGTGATTCTCGGATTAACGGTAATGATAAGGTCGATGGCAACGTAATGCCCTTGGTTTCTTGCAGACAAATGATCAATCGTAATCACGCCAAGCACGCGTTGAACCGTTTCCTGAAAGTCAATGGACTCTTCCTGTTCCAGTTCCTGCACGAGCGAACCGTACACCGTATCCACGATCATGCGGTATCCCTGATGCAGCACAAAGAAAGAAGCAATCAAAGATGCGGCCGGATCCATGTACAGCAGCACGTCCCAACCCATCATTTCCCCGGTCAAGGAACCGGCAATGCCAATCATAACGACAAGCGAGCAATATAATGCGCGGCGATGCTGCTGCGCATACGCCAAAGCTTGCGGCTGGTTTCGTTTGCGGTAATATCTGTACTGAAAGTGAAATATCGCTTCCCGGATGGCCAAGGCAACTAGAACGGTAACAAGCGCCCACTGTCCCTTCATTTCGGGTACGCTGCCCGATAATGCCGACAGTGCCGAGAAAGCAATTTGCAACCCGCCCAAAAGAACAAGCACAGACAACACGACCGAAGTCCCTGGCCCGGCTACGCGCACATGATCCCGGGAAGCCGTTCCTCGGATTCGATCCCCAGCCTTTTCAACCTTGGCCGGAAACAAGTCCGTCAGTGAAGAAGCCGCCTGCGAGGCCGAATATAAACCATCGACAAGCAAAGACTTGCTTCCTGAAATATATCCAATCCCAGCCTTGATCACTGCGAGAACCATATTCCCGGCGATGCCGCTCCATGCCGCAGTGCGAACAGTTGGAATACGAGTTCTGGTCATGCTTAATCCCCCTTGTACGTGTACCTAAAGTTACAAAACCGCGCATGGAAGCGCGGCTTGAACATACATGTTTAGTTGGATGCTTTGGCAGCCGCTTTTGGCTTGCTGATTTGTTTGCCTTTCAGAACCAGCCAGAGCGGTGCAGCAATAAAGATGGAAGAATACGCGCCGAACAGTGTTCCGATGACCATGGCGAGCGAGAACATACGAATGGACTCCCCGCCGAAAATGAACAAACAGATGGAAGCGGCAAAAACGGTGAACGTTGTATTCAGGGAACGAGTCATCGTTTGAGCCAAACTGTTATTTACCACCTGACGCAAATCGGCCTTCGACGTTTTTTTGGCAAACCGCATGTTTTCACGGATCCGGTCAAAAATAACGATCGTATCATTGATGGAGAAGCCGACAACGGTAAGTACGGCTGTAATGAACGTCAGGTCCACTTCCAACCGGAAAATGGAGAACACGCTGATGACGACAAATGCGTCATGGAAAAGCGAAATGACGGCGGCAAGGCCGAATCGCCATTCAAACCGGATCGCAACGTAGATCATGATCCCGATACTTGCGATCAGCACAGCGTAGATGGCATTCCGTTCCAATTCTTTGGCCATCTCCGGATCAACGGTATTCACCTCGTAAGAAGCGGTGGAATCCAATTTGCTGAATTCATCCTTGAACGTTTTTTCCTGAGTTTCATCAAGCTCTTTGGAAAAACGTACGTTTACTCGGTCAGTTCCCGTTGTTATTTGGACATCCCCGTTATCTGCACCAATGTCTTTGATGATCGGATTGATTTGTTCCGCTGTAATCGCTTTGGATACGGTGATGTCGACGTTTGAACCTGCACGGAAATCCACCGCATAGTTCAATCCAAGAGCAAGCAAGCTGACGATCCCCGCTATCGTTAACAGAATGGAGAAAGTATAAGCAAATTTGCTGCCTTTGATGTAGTCATAGTTCCAATTAAAGCGCACGAATTTCACTCTCCTTTACTCCGAAATACTTCGGTTTCTTCAGCAAGTTCGCTTTAACGAGCAGGCTGAGCAAGAAACGGGAGAAGTAAATATTCGTGATGATGCTGGTCACGATGTCGAAGATCAGCACGAGTGCAAAACCTTTGACCGCCCCGGTACCAAAGAAAAACATGACGCCAGCAGCAATGATTGTAGTGATGTTGGAGTCGATGATTGTGCGGAACGAGTGTTTCCCGCCGGCCTTCACTGCCGACATCACGGACTTGCCGCTCCGCATCTCCTCTTTGATCCGTTCGTACGTAATAATGTTGGCGTCGACCGCCATCCCGATCCCGAGAATAAAGGCCGCGATCCCTGGCAGCGTGAGCACGAATTCTCCCAAATAGAAGATGGCCAGCACAAGCCATGTGTGCACTATCAGCGAGAAACTTGCGACAAGGCCTGGTATACGGTACATTGCGATCATGAACGCCAGAATAATGACTGATGCGATAAGCCCCGCTTTAATCGTTTGATTCAAGGAAAGTTTACCCAGCGTTGCGCCAACGCTTTGCGAATACTTCTCGGTCAGCTTCAACGGCAAAGCGCCCAAGTTGATCGTATCGCGCAGCTGGTTCGCTTCCTCGCGCGTGTAACTGCCTGTAATCTGAGCGGATCCATCCGATAATTGCTGTTGCACCGTCGGTGCGGACAACAATTGATCATCCAAATAGATCGCCAGAGGCTGTCCAATCAAACGTTTCGTAATTTCCGCAAATTTGGCTTTGTCCTTCACCTGAATGTCGATCATCGGTTGGTTCAGTTGGTTAAACACCACTTTTGCCCCGTTCTCGACGAATTCGTTACCGCGAAGTTCGATTTTGCTGTACTCGCCTTCTTTGTCGTTCTCGCCTTTACTGCGGAACGTCAAAACGGCCGGCTCCTTCATTTTGGCCCTAACTTCGGCCTCGTCGGTAACTCCGGCAAGTTTCAAACGGATGCGGTTCGTTCCTTCCGTTGTGACCTCTGGCTCGCTGGTTCCGAGCGCGTTGGCACGACTTTCCAAACTTCTTGCGGTTTGCACCAGAGAAGCCTTGGAAACTTGCTGTCCTTGTTCCAGCGGCTCTGCTTCATATAAGATCTCGTAGCCTCCCTTTAAGTCAAGGCCCAAGCGCATATTTTTCAGCAGCTCCGGACTTGTCCCCACCATCACGCCAGCGGTGACAAGCACGACCAGAATGAAACTGACAATTCTTTTCATGCCGTTCCTAGATCCCCTTTCATTCTCAATATTCCTATTATAGCGATGCCGTAAAATGCAGTCAATTTTCAACAAAAAAAGATCCCTTTCGATTAGAAAGAGGACCCCCGGTAAGCAGCTACGGTCAAAAAGTTCATAAAGCTCGTTGCTTTCAGTGACAATATGTCGTTCACCAGCTGGTGCAGGGGCGGAATGCCCTGCTTCTCATATTTATGACTGACGCAGTTCCATACATCTTTGCTTGTCACATACTCGTATCCCACAAGCCGTAACTCCTCTGCTTTGCTTTGGCAGAGCAGCTCGATGGACTGTTCCAGTTCCGTATCGTTCATTTCTTCCACGGGGAGCGCCTCCCTTCCTTGCTCAAAAACCTTTCTGCGGCATCCTTGATACAACATTCGACTTCCACATGCCATATTCCTTCTTTGATTGGTTTGGTTCTTTTTGTAAATCGCCCGATCGTGTCATGAGAAGGTCATGGACTAGCATAGAATGAGACAACCAGGCTTTGTCCTGTCCGCGTAACCAACCTGTTACTTTTCAACCGGGAAAGAGGGGTCGCTTTGAAAAAGCAGACATTTATCCAAGGAGCCATGATCCTGCTCGCTGCTGGCATTATTAACCGGGTATTGGGCTTTATCCCGCGCATCGCGCTGCCGCGAGTCATCGGTGCAGAAGGGGTGGGCCTGTACCAACTGAGCTATCCTTTCTTTATTGTGCTGGTCACCCTGATCACCGGAGGCATTCCGCTCGCCATAGCCAAGCTTGTAGCCGAAGCGGATACGGGAGCAAATCGTTATTCTCCGCAGCGCATCCTGCAGGTCAGCTTAAGCTTCACGCTAACGCTGGGCGTTTTGTTCATGTTTCTCTGCATCGTTTTTGCCCCTT contains the following coding sequences:
- the recJ gene encoding single-stranded-DNA-specific exonuclease RecJ, which translates into the protein MLYSQYRWSTPDIEPEAAAGLSQALSVSPLVARLLVGRGVLTEAEAERFLHPDLSQMHDPYLLHGMDKAVPRIQQALERGEHILIYGDYDADGVSSTSLMIHLMRHLGASYDIYIPHRSNEGYGLHNHALDWAHQQGVTLIITVDTGISAVEQIAYASSLGMEVIVTDHHEPPEVLPEAYALINPKLPQCSYPFKGLAGAGVALKLAQALIGEVPREWMEIASIGTVADLMPLEGENRVIVSYGVESMRDTRLPGVSALLEISGVKQEQVTSVNIAFAMAPRINASGRLDHAGRAVSLLTTDNLDEAHMLAGQLDLLNRERQQVVESIVQEAVAMLEHKIQSQGSVPHVILLAGEGWNVGVVGIVASKLLERYYRPTLILGIDPETGMCKGSARSIDGLDIYEALTACKHTLDHYGGHPAAAGMTLHRDQLVELERGLNDYAAGVLTEEDFIPRRLADDNCLISDVPLKVIQEIDRLQPFGMSNPSPRFVLNKVTIKETRTMGREKRHLKLVLEQEGWQLEAVAFGKGALADFLLPGTVIDAMGELSINEWNGTRKPQFMLHDLAVSEAQVFDLRGSADPLNGMKQFMRTFDVHLRYTSGSIGVIVRQETNVSIGNSLYEPCLWVYDRKVGLLPRNAAAQHYGQEQVRTLFVFDTPETPEQLDAMLKLFSGAENIILLHGSGHNRRDRLQMPSRELFKRMYVLVSKWGAEPVGEQEITPVLSRQCSCSVRMITMMLDVFEELGFIHRRDGNIEFVANPPKRDLATSRNYRAIESMAETEQVMLDAPTSQLTQWMITRMKGVS
- the secD gene encoding protein translocase subunit SecD, with the translated sequence MKRIVSFILVVLVTAGVMVGTSPELLKNMRLGLDLKGGYEILYEAEPLEQGQQVSKASLVQTARSLESRANALGTSEPEVTTEGTNRIRLKLAGVTDEAEVRAKMKEPAVLTFRSKGENDKEGEYSKIELRGNEFVENGAKVVFNQLNQPMIDIQVKDKAKFAEITKRLIGQPLAIYLDDQLLSAPTVQQQLSDGSAQITGSYTREEANQLRDTINLGALPLKLTEKYSQSVGATLGKLSLNQTIKAGLIASVIILAFMIAMYRIPGLVASFSLIVHTWLVLAIFYLGEFVLTLPGIAAFILGIGMAVDANIITYERIKEEMRSGKSVMSAVKAGGKHSFRTIIDSNITTIIAAGVMFFFGTGAVKGFALVLIFDIVTSIITNIYFSRFLLSLLVKANLLKKPKYFGVKESEIRAL
- the uraA gene encoding uracil permease, with protein sequence MQREIQVNEKMPFGPGFLLSLQHLFAMFGSTVLVPNLFGVDPSMILLMNGIGTLLYILMCKGKIPAYLGSSFAFIAPVSSVLLKHPENGYSMALGAFIVTGIVFCIVALVIKYAGTGWINVVFPPAVMGAIVALIGLELVPVAAGMAGIINSDPVNNPDWVPTAQPIILSMVTLGVTVIGAVTFRGFPKIIHILIGIVVGYLLGYAMGQVETDKIANADFVSMPTITTPTFDWSVILTILPVALVVIVEHIGHLLVTSSIVGKDLSKDPGLHRSLLGNGISTIFSGFVGSTPNTTYGENIGVMALTRVYSTYVIGGAAIIAVILSFSGTFSALIANIPVPVMGGVSLLLFGVIAASGLRILVEQKVDFAKPTNLLLTTLVLVVGLSGTQVTFYGVQLKGMALATIVGILLSLLFKLFEVLGWSNDKEDKAILTEKTPD
- a CDS encoding adenine phosphoribosyltransferase; amino-acid sequence: MDFKDYIRVIPDFPQPGISFKDITTLLKDGEMYRKAINELKTMVSDLKIDVIAGPEARGFVVGAPLSYALGVGFAPIRKSGKLPGETIEAGYDLEYGKDTLAMHIDAIEKGQNVLIADDLLATGGTIATSVKLIEQLGGNVVGAAFLIELDELNGRAKLPNIDVFTLMNY
- a CDS encoding cation diffusion facilitator family transporter: MTRTRIPTVRTAAWSGIAGNMVLAVIKAGIGYISGSKSLLVDGLYSASQAASSLTDLFPAKVEKAGDRIRGTASRDHVRVAGPGTSVVLSVLVLLGGLQIAFSALSALSGSVPEMKGQWALVTVLVALAIREAIFHFQYRYYRKRNQPQALAYAQQHRRALYCSLVVMIGIAGSLTGEMMGWDVLLYMDPAASLIASFFVLHQGYRMIVDTVYGSLVQELEQEESIDFQETVQRVLGVITIDHLSARNQGHYVAIDLIITVNPRITILEAQEIANRAKTLLMTRFDHVREVQVQAIPYDPGYPYKSNHELPDHEATLIQ
- the secF gene encoding protein translocase subunit SecF, with product MRFNWNYDYIKGSKFAYTFSILLTIAGIVSLLALGLNYAVDFRAGSNVDITVSKAITAEQINPIIKDIGADNGDVQITTGTDRVNVRFSKELDETQEKTFKDEFSKLDSTASYEVNTVDPEMAKELERNAIYAVLIASIGIMIYVAIRFEWRFGLAAVISLFHDAFVVISVFSIFRLEVDLTFITAVLTVVGFSINDTIVIFDRIRENMRFAKKTSKADLRQVVNNSLAQTMTRSLNTTFTVFAASICLFIFGGESIRMFSLAMVIGTLFGAYSSIFIAAPLWLVLKGKQISKPKAAAKASN
- a CDS encoding post-transcriptional regulator, producing MNDTELEQSIELLCQSKAEELRLVGYEYVTSKDVWNCVSHKYEKQGIPPLHQLVNDILSLKATSFMNFLTVAAYRGSSF